The Bombus terrestris chromosome 4, iyBomTerr1.2, whole genome shotgun sequence genome has a window encoding:
- the LOC100647948 gene encoding microtubule-actin cross-linking factor 1 isoform X13 yields the protein MSTQAYYKERLGFDPADTVAEHHREQRSQHGYEESLSKFKDERDAIQKKTFTKWVNKHLKKHWKYVKTYTCLHVCVLVNNQPCCSPTASRHVGDLFEDLRDGHNLISLLEVLSGEHLPRERGRMRFHMLQNVQMALDFLRYKKIKLVNIRAEDIVDGNPKLTLGLIWTIILHFQISDIVVGQESNVTAREALLRWARRSTARYPGVRVTDFTGSWRDGLAFSALIHRNRPDLVDWKGARASQPRERLDRVFYVAEREYGVTRLLDPEDVDTPEPDEKSLITYISSLYDVFPEPPTIHPLYDAEDQRRSEEYRELASSLHMWIREKMCLMQERVFPPTLIEMKNLAAGSTKFKNEEVPPRYRDKQRLSYIFRDLQKYFEAVGEVDIEPHLRIEVIEENWNRLMMLHQEREQAIIDEIKRLERLQRLAEKVHREMKATDNRLEELERRVEDEARRLDRLHPLEAKHAVDLLEQDIRNTEVQIQNIFPDVHTLTEGRYSQAAELRKRVQKLHQRWVALRSLLHKRLVQPLSAVSFPVEERVVTKHRTTVHETRLVDTNPHFRALHDCIDWCKAKIKQLQDADYGSDLPSVQNELEVHQREHKNIEQFHPKVERCVQAKSHFHAEELTLYSQHLTVLQKLHTELLAASNKRLSDLDTLHDFIQSATNELVWLSSKEETEVTRDWSDKNLNVQSIEQYYERTFGSGIESLMSDLEKREIQFSAVQDRGEALVLQHHPAAKTIEAYMSAMQSQWTWLLQLTLCLEVHLKHAAQSQQFFRDVQQAEQWISKRDESLNTIYSQSEFSLDEGERLLKGMQELREELNSYGDHVQKLVDQAKDVVPMKQRRQPVARPMQVTCVCSYKQVNMSIEKGEQCTLYDNSGRIKWRVKNQEGVESPVPGVCFALQPPDKDALDAAERLRRQYDRSVGLWQRKQLRLRQNMIFATIKVVKGWDLPQFLAMGQDQRTAIRKALNEDADKLLSEGDPADPQLRRLKRETAEVNKLFDELEKRARAEEESKNAGRIFNEQISAIQEALDEAERVLNTRIAAPLPRDIDSLEHLVLQHKDFEQTLKRQTSDLDKVQQTFRGITLKTPAMRNKLDAVTTKWTNIWNSSNLYIERLKCVEIVLSSLEENTTSVSELEVKLASFDELPPDLKGLQNVLEDLMVLQNAISQQQTAMDKLNEDTQNARHVVEKSRPSHRGSHSDMDRLDDEVNKLNSRWTNLCAQLVERVRSAEAAYGLAQQLEHAYRNEVDFIDESYEKLEVENAKNLLNKVVERAPAIEAVNVTGSRLIREGKIYGQRLRAFTEQLEDICPSLDASVKKPRREFVSTVDDVARDLDTLNKRYTTLVDLLQERVTQLAAQQTEETSQQFQEALEGLQKWLTDTEEMVSNQKSPSSDYNVVKAQLQEQKFLKKMLMDQQNSMSSSYNMGQEVAAEAEPKEQKKIEKQLKDLMARFDNLTESAAKRMEALEQAMGVAKQFQDKLIPLQTWLDKTEKRVRDMELVPTDEEKIQQRVTEHDGLHEDILSKKPEFSELTEVASQLMSLVGEDEAAALADKLQDAADRYAALVERSESLGNLLQRSRQGLRHLVLSYQELQAWMEGMEIRLSKYRVLAVHTEKLLQQMEDLADLTEEVSTRQTEVDSTTDTGLELMKHISSDEALQLKDKLDSLQRRFNDLVSRGSDLLKHAQESLPLVQQFHDNHNRLMDWMQAAESALQSAEPREDEIIRLEMEISEYRPVLDKINAVGPQLSQLSPGEGAATIEALVIRDNRRFAAIAEQIQRKAERLQLSKQRSLEVIGDIDDLLEWFHEVDNQLREAEPPSSEPEIIRVQLKEHKALNDDISSQKGRVRDVISTAKKVIRENGQYEDKSTIRENMEDLRETMEIVSGLSMDRLGALEQALPLAEHLRDTHIDLVSWLEEAEQQVAMLPMPALRPDLIAAQQDKNEFLVQSINEHKPLVEKLNKTGEALLKLCNEEEGIKIQDILEADTTRYAALRAELRGRQQTLEQALQESSQFSDKLEGMLRALSSTADQVNGAEPISAHPGRLRDQMEENSALVDELAQRSEAYAAVRRAADDVISKAGNRADPAVKDIKRKLDKLNKLWSDVQKSTTDRGQTLDEALAIAEKFWSELNGVMSTLRELQDALAGQAPPAAQPAAIQQQQVALQEIRHEIDQTKPDVEQVRASGHELMGLCGEPDKPDVRKHIEDLDQAWDNVTALYARREENLIDAMEKAMEFHETLQNLLEFLQEAEDKFSSMGLLGSDIDEVKKQIKQLANFKAEVDPHMVKVEALNRSLIRQAAELTERTSSEQAAAIKEPLGAVNRRWDGLLRGLVERQRLLENALLRLGQFQHALDELLVWIEKTDDTLDNLKAVAGDPQVIEVELAKLKVLVNDIQAHQTSVDTLNDAGRQLIEDGKGTAEASTTAEKLGTLNRRWRDLLQRAADRQRELEDALREAQTFTAEIQDLLSWLGDVDNTIVASKPVGGLPETASEQLERFMEVYNELEQNRLKVESVLQQGQAYLKRADSTSAGGLNHNLRTLKQRWDNVTARASDKKIKLEIALKEATEFHDALQSFVDWLTNAEKILTNLKPVSRVMETILGQIEEHKAFQKDVGVHRETMLNLDKKGTHLKYFSQKQDVILIKNLLISVQHRWERVVSKSAERTRALDHGYKEAREFHDAWSNIMNWLDETEKTLDEVAGDGALGGNDPEKIKARLNKHRELQKALSAKQGTYDATMKNGKSLKDKAPKSDEFALKELLNELKNKWTTVCGKCVDRQRKLEEALLFSGQFKDAIQALLEWLSKSEKQLADTGPLYGDLDTVMNLVEQHKTFEKDLESRVSQMESVIKTGRELLAKATPDDASAIGSQLAEINNLWDTVTKLSSDKTERLQEALREAERLHKAVHVLLEWLSDAEMKLRFAGQLPEDEQESRNQLMEHEKFLRELSTKEIEKDQTLELAHVILAKAHPDGALVIKHWITIIQSRWEEVSTWAQQRNQRLENHMRGLQDLDNLLEELLSWLEGLENTLNALEAEPLPDDKATLEMLIVDHREFMENTSRRQNEVDRVCKARQIKSAKDTMKITKAKSPAPTRASPGRERTPDLLPHIGPRFPPKGSKGAEPEFRSPRVKLLWDRWRHVWMLAWERQRRLQDKYNYIQELDRVANFSWEDWRKRFLKFMNHKKSRLTDLFRKMDKNNDGLIPREDFIQGIMNTKFETSRLEMGAVADLFDRHGEGLIDWKEFIAALRPDWEERRTYNDTDKIHDEVKRLVMLCTCRQKFRVFQVGEGKYRFGDSQKLRLVRILRSTVMVRVGGGWVALDEFLLKNDPCRVFLMPIPDPNKPEQHEGWCPLAKGRTNIELREQFILADGVSQTMTAFRSKPSPTSTLQRTPISSANAGPITKVRERSARSVPMGQSRASRSSLSAGTPDSLSDNESSFKLGSARKTSTPYRSSMTPGGSRPSSRPTSRPTSRPTSRPGSRPASRQGSKPPSRYGSTQSLDSTDDSTNVSRIPRRTAVSTTGNTPTSSRHNSVSGKRLSVNGSSSRPRTPTGLVSPASGVPARFGTIHRASSIPTLTGVGTPISRSRIPVYVGTDIKSPQSTTSNISTHSTQSNYSTVSTDSTGSSSMCTNSATNTSSAVKRARTRTPSSGSSTPLPPSLKLSRKPSGASDTSVSTTPATKRKGKPTPIDQRAPFRL from the exons CATGTGGATCCGCGAAAAAATGTGCCTGATGCAGGAACGTGTCTTCCCGCCGACCttgatagaaatgaaaaatttggcaGCCGGCAGTACGAAATTCAAGAATGAGGAAGTACCGCCCAGATACAGAGACAAACAACGACTTTCTTACATCTTCAGGGATTTGCAAAAGTACTTCGAAGCGGTCGGTGAGGTGGACATCGAACCTCACTTACGTATCGAGGTTATTGAAGAAAATTGGAATAGATTGATGATGCTGCATCAGGAAAGAGAACAGGCGATAATCGACGAAATTAAACG ACTCGAACGACTGCAACGATTAGCAGAGAAAGTGCACAGAGAGATGAAGGCGACCGACAATCGATTGGAGGAACTCGAGAGACGAGTGGAGGACGAAGCCAGGCGTCTCGATCGACTTCATCCTCTGGAAGCGAAACATGCGGTGGATCTTTTGGAACAGGATATTCGTAACACCGAGGTCCAGAtccaaaatatttttccagacgTGCATACACTTACCGAGGGGCGATACAGTCAGGCGGCCGAACTTCGCAAAAG AGTTCAGAAGCTACATCAACGGTGGGTCGCCCTGCGATCTCTTCTTCATAAACGTTTGGTACAGCCGCTGTCGGCCGTATCTTTCCCGGTAGAAGAACGCGTCGTTACGAAACACCGTACTACCGTCCATGAAACCCGATTGGTCGACACCAATCCACATTTCCGTGCGTTACACGACTGCATCGACTGGTGTAAGGCGAAGATCAAACAGCTCCAGGATGCAGACTATGGCTCCGATTTACCTAGCGTGCAGAACGAACTGGAGGTTCACCAAAGAGAACACAAGAATATCGAGCAGTTTCATCCTAAAGTGGAGAGATGTGTGCAGGCTAAGAGCCACTTTCACGCCGAGGAATTGACATTGTACAGCCAACATCTGACTGTTCTTCAAAAACTTCACACTGAATTATTGGCGGCCTCGAATAAGAGACTTTCCGATTTGGACACTCTACATGACTTTATACAATCGGCGACTAATGAACTGGTTTGGCTGAGTTCTAAGGAGGAGACGGAGGTGACACGCGATTGGAGTGACAAGAATTTGAACGTGCAAAGTATCGAGCAGTATTACGAG CGTACGTTTGGATCTGGTATAGAG TCCCTTATGAGCGACCTAGAGAAGCGGGAGATTCAATTCTCCGCGGTGCAAGATCGAGGCGAAGCTCTGGTCCTTCAACATCATCCCGCCGCGAAAACAATCGAAGCTTACATGTCCGCCATGCAGAGTCAATGGACCTGGCTTCTTCAATTAACTCTTTGTCTAGAAGTTCATCTGAAACACGCAGCACAGAGTCAACAATTTTTCCGGGATGTTCAACAGGCTGAACAGTGGATCTCGAAGAGAGATGAGTCGCTCAACACCATTTATTCCCAATCAGAATTCTCCTTGGACGAGGGTGAACGTTTATTGAAGGGTATGCAAGAGCTGCGCGAAGAATTGAATAGTTACGGCGATCATGTGCAGAAACTGGTTGATCAAGCGAAGGACGTGGTTCCTATGAAGCAACGTCGACAGCCTGTGGCACGGCCTATGCAAGTTACGTGCGTCTGCAGTTACAAACAAGTCAAT ATGTCGATTGAGAAGGGCGAACAGTGTACGTTATACGACAACTCTGGTAGGATAAAATGGCGCGTAAAGAATCAAGAAGGCGTCGAGTCCCCTGTTCCAGGCGTCTGCTTTGCTCTTCAGCCACCTGATAAGGATGCTCTCGATGCTGCGGAAAGATTGCGACGACAATATGATCGAAGTGTTGGATTATGGCAACGGAAACAGCTTCGATTACGACAAAACATGATTTTCGCGACCATCAAAGTGGTCAAAGGCTGGGATCTACCGCAGTTCTTGGCTATGGGTCAGGATCAGAGAACTGCTATCAGAAAAGCCTTGAACGAGGATGCTGATAAACTGCTGTCCGAGGGCGATCCTGCTGATCCACAATTGAGGCGACTGAAGCGAGAAACGGCCGAAGTGAACAAATTGTTCGATGAACTGGAGAAACGTGCCAGAGCGGAGGAAGAGTCAAAGAACGCGGGACGTATTTTCAATGAACAGATATCTGCCATTCAAGAAGCATTAGACGAAGCAGAGAGAGTTTTGAATACTCGCATAGCTGCGCCATTACCAAGAGACATTGACAGCTTAGAACATCTGGTTCTGCAACACAAAGATTTTGAGCAAACTCTCAAACGTCAAACATCAGATCTAGATAAAGTTCAGCAAACTTTCCGTGGTATTACTTTGAAGACTCCAGCCATGAGAAACAAGCTCGACGCTGTTACCACCAAATGGACAAATATTTGGAACTCGAGCAATCTGTACATCGAGCGGCTAAAGTGTGTTGAGATCGTGCTTTCTAGTCTCGAGGAGAACACAACCTCGGTATCCGAATTGGAAGTGAAATTGGCATCGTTCGACGAGCTGCCACCGGATCTGAAGGGATTACAGAATGTACTAGAAGATCTGATGGTGCTTCAAAATGCCATCTCTCAACAGCAAACTGCAATGGATAAACTGAACGAAGATACGCAGAACGCAAGACATGTTGTTGAAAAGTCGAGGCCAAGTCATCGTGGCTCTCATTCTGATATGGATCGCTTAGACGACGAAGTGAACAAACTAAACTCCAGATGGACCAATCTCTGTGCTCAGTTGGTCGAAAGAGTTCGCAGCGCGGAAGCAGCTTATGGCCTAGCTCAACAGTTAGAACATGCCTATCGTAACGAGGTTGACTTTATTGACGAATCGTACGAAAAACTCGAGGTGGAGAATGCGAAG AATCTATTGAACAAGGTGGTAGAACGAGCGCCGGCGATCGAAGCAGTAAATGTGACGGGCAGTCGATTGATTCGTGAAGGAAAG ATCTACGGACAAAGGCTTCGAGCGTTCACGGAACAGCTGGAAGATATCTGCCCGTCTTTGGATGCTTCGGTGAAAAAACCGCGACGAGAGTTCGTCTCAACGGTTGATGACGTCGCTCGTGATCTAGATACTCTGAACAAGAGGTACACCACGCTGGTGGATCTTCTTCAGGAACGGGTTACACAGCTGGCAGCGCAACAAACCGAGGAGACATCTCAACAG TTCCAGGAGGCTCTGGAGGGTCTCCAGAAATGGCTAACGGACACAGAGGAAATGGTATCCAACCAGAAATCACCATCATCGGATTACAACGTAGTTAAGGCGCAATTACAAGAGCAAAAATTCCTGAAGAAGATGCTAATGGATCAGCAAAACTCAATGTCCTCCTCGTACAACATGGGCCAAGAAGTGGCGGCTGAAGCGGAGCCTAAGGAACAGAAGAAGATCGAGAAACAACTAAAAGATTTGATGGCAAGATTTGATAATCTTACGGAAAGCGCTGCTAAGAGAATGGAAGCACTTGAACAAGCGATGGGAGTAGCGAAACAGTTCCAGGATAAACTGATACCGCTTCAAACTTGGCTGGACAAGACCGAAAAACGCGTGAGAGATATGGAGTTGGTTCCAACGGACGAGGAAAAAATCCAGCAACGCGTTACCGAACACGATGGTCTTCACGAGGATATTCTGTCAAAGAAACCTGAATTCAGTGAACTTACAGAGGTTGCTAGTCAACTAATGTCTCTGGTAGGCGAAGATGAAGCCGCTGCTTTGGCTGACAAACTTCAGGACGCGGCTGATAGATACGCTGCATTGGTCGAACGATCGGAATCTCTTGGTAACTTGCTTCAACGTTCGAGACAGGGTTTACGTCATCTGGTACTCAGCTATCAAGAACTTCAGGCTTGGATGGAGGGTATGGAAATCAGATTGTCGAAATACAGAGTGCTGGCTGTGCATACGGAGAAGCTTCTTCAACAAATGGAAGACCTAGCTGACTTGACCGAAGAGGTTTCGACTCGACAGACGGAAGTAGACAGTACCACCGATACTGGATTGGAATTAATGAAACACATCTCGAGCGACGAGGCGCTTCAATTGAAAGATAAACTCGATTCTTTGCAACGGCGATTTAATGATTTGGTTAGTCGAGGTTCCGACTTGCTGAAGCACGCGCAAGAGTCTCTTCCATTGGTGCAACAATTCCATGATAATCATAATCGTTTAATGGATTGGATGCAGGCTGCGGAATCGGCTCTGCAATCAGCCGAACCTCGCGAGGATGAAATTATTAGATTAGAAATGGAAATATCGGAATATAGACCAGTTCTAGACAAGATCAACGCCGTTGGACCGCAGTTGTCTCAGTTATCTCCGGGTGAAGGGGCGGCGACTATCGAAGCTCTAGTCATCAGAGACAACAGGAGATTCGCCGCCATTGCCGAGCAGATTCAACGAAAGGCTGAGAGGCTTCAGCTGAGTAAGCAACGTTCGCTGGAAGTGATCGGCGATATCGACGATTTACTAGAATGGTTCCATGAAGTGGATAATCAATTGAGGGAAGCAGAACCACCGAGCAGCGAACCGGAAATCATCAGGGTACAATTGAAGGAGCATAAAGCCTTGAACGACGACATATCCAGTCAGAAAGGACGTGTTAGGGATGTTATATCCACGGCAAAGAAGGTGATCCGTGAAAATGGTCAATACGAGGACAAATCTACGATCAGAGAAAATATGGAGGACTTACGAGAAACCATGGAAATCGTATCCGGTCTTTCAATGGATAGACTCGGTGCTCTGGAACAAGCTTTGCCATTGGCTGAACATTTACGCGACACTCACATTGATTTAGTCAGCTGGTTAGAGGAGGCTGAACAACAAGTCGCAATGCTTCCTATGCCTGCTTTAAGACCCGATCTAATAGCCGCCCAACAGGACAAGAACGAGTTCCTCGTGCAGAGTATCAACGAACACAAACCTTTGGTCGAGAAGCTGAACAAAACTGGTGAAGCATTGTTGAAGCTGTGCAATGAAGAAGAAGGTATCAAAATACAGGACATATTGGAAGCAGACACTACTCGATATGCAGCCCTCAGAGCAGAACTTCGTGGTCGACAGCAGACTCTCGAACAAGCACTTCAGGAATCTTCTCAGTTCTCCGACAAGCTGGAAGGAATGCTGCGTGCTCTCTCATCAACCGCCGATCAAGTAAATGGCGCCGAACCGATCAGCGCTCATCCTGGTCGGTTAAGAGATCAGATGGAAGAGAATTCCGCTCTGGTCGACGAATTGGCTCAAAGATCCGAGGCCTATGCGGCTGTGAGGAGGGCCGCCGATGACGTGATCAGCAAGGCAGGTAATAGAGCTGATCCAGCCGTAAAGGACATCAAACGGAAGCTGGACAAATTGAACAAACTATGGAGCGACGTGCAAAAGTCGACGACCGACAGAGGTCAAACGTTAGACGAAGCTTTGGCGATCGCCGAGAAATTCTGGTCCGAGTTGAATGGCGTGATGTCGACTCTGCGAGAGCTTCAGGATGCTCTTGCTGGTCAGGCGCCACCAGCAGCTCAACCTGCTGCCATCCAACAGCAACAGGTTGCCTTGCAGGAGATTAGGCACGAAATCGACCAAACGAAACCAGATGTCGAGCAAGTACGAGCTTCTGGTCACGAGTTGATGGGTCTTTGCGGTGAGCCAGACAAACCAGATGTTAGAAAGCATATTGAAGATTTGGATCAAGCATGGGATAACGTGACTGCCCTATATGCCAGAAGAGAGGAAAATCTGATCGATGCTATGGAGAAGGCCATGGAGTTCCACGAGACCTTGCAAAATCTTTTGGAGTTCCTACAAGAAGCCGAGGACAAGTTCTCCAGTATGGGACTGCTAGGAAGCGACATCGACGAAGTTAAAAAACAGATCAAACAATTGGCCAATTTCAAAGCCGAAGTAGATCCTCACATGGTCAAGGTCGAAGCTCTAAACAG GAGTCTGATAAG ACAAGCTGCCGAACTGACAGAGAGAACGTCCTCGGAACAAGCTGCGGCCATCAAAGAACCGCTTGGTGCCGTTAACAGACGGTGGGACGGACTGCTTCGAGGTCTCGTGGAGAGGCAAAGACTCTTGGAGAACGCGTTACTACGTCTAGGGCAATTCCAGCACGCTCTAGACGAGTTGTTGGTATGGATCGAGAAGACGGACGACACTTTGGATAACTTGAAGGCCGTGGCCGGCGATCCTCAAGTGATCGAAGTAGAATTAGCTAAACTGAAAGTACTTGTGAATGATATTCAAGCCCATCAGACCAGCGTGGATACTCTGAACGACGCTGGAAGACAGTTAATAGAGGATGGAAAGGGAACAGCCGAAGCTTCGACGACTGCTGAGAAATTAGGCACTTTGAATCGTCGTTGGCGCGATTTGTTGCAACGTGCTGCTGATCGTCAACGAGAACTGGAAGATGCGCTTAGAGAAGCGCAAACCTTTACGGCGGAGATACAGGACCTTTTGTCTTGGCTGGGTGATGTGGACAATACCATAGTAGCTTCGAAACCTGTTGGAGGATTGCCGGAAACGGCTTCAGAACAGTTAGAACGCTTTATGGAAGTGTACAACGAATTGGAACAAAATCGTTTGAAAGTCGAATCGGTTCTTCAACAAGGACAAGCATACTTGAAGCGTGCCGATTCTACTAGTGCCGGTGGTCTGAATCACAACTTGAGGACTTTGAAACAACGATGGGATAATGTGACTGCTCGCGCAAGTGATAAAAAGATCAAGCTTGAGATCGCTCTGAAAGAGGCTACAGAGTTCCACGATGCACTCCAATCGTTTGTCGATTGGTTAACCAACGCGGAGAAGATTCTCACGAATCTGAAACCTGTGTCGAGGGTAATGGAAACTATACTCGGACAGATAGAGGAACACAAAGCGTTTCAGAAAGACGTTGGAGTTCATCGTGAGACTATGCTGAACCTCGATAAGAAGGGCACGCATTTGAAATACTTTTCACAGAAACAGGACGTGATTCTAATCAAAAACTTGTTGATAAGTGTGCAACACAGATGGGAAAGAGTAGTTTCGAAGTCTGCAGAGAGAACCAGGGCTCTTGATCACGGATACAAAGAGGCCAGAGAATTCCACGATGCTTGGTCCAATATAATGAACTGGCTCGACGAAACGGAGAAGACTTTGGACGAGGTTGCCGGTGATGGCGCCCTTGGAGGAAATGATCCAGAGAAGATCAAAGCTAGATTGAATAAGCACCGTGAATTGCAGAAAGCTCTCAGCGCCAAACAGGGTACCTATGACGCAACTATGAAGAATGGAAAATCATTAAAAGACAAAGCGCCTAAAAGCGATGAATTTGCTCTAAAAGAACTTTTGAATGAGTTGAAGAACAAGTGGACCACTGTTTGTGGTAAGTGCGTGGATAGACAGAGGAAGCTCGAGGAAGCATTGTTGTTCTCGGGACAATTCAAGGACGCTATTCAAGCGTTGCTGGAATGGCTTAGTAAGTCTGAGAAGCAGCTGGCGGACACCGGTCCACTTTATGGCGACCTTGATACTGTAATGAATTTGGTTGAACAACATAAGACCTTCGAGAAGGATCTCGAATCCAGAGTCTCTCAGATGGAATCTGTAATCAAAACGGGTCGCGAGCTTCTTGCTAAGGCGACACCTGATGATGCATCTGCTATAGGATCACAGCTTGCTGAAATAAATAATCTTTGGGACACGGTAACCAAGTTGTCCTCTGACAAGACTGAACGACTCCAAGAAGCCCTCAGAGAGGCTGAACGCCTTCACAAGGCAGTTCACGTACTTCTGGAGTGGCTGAGTGATGCTGAGATGAAGCTGAGATTCGCTGGACAGTTGCCGGAAGACGAACAGGAGAGCAGGAATCAGTTGATGGAACACGAAAAGTTCTTGCGTGAATTAAGCaccaaagaaattgaaaaagatcaAACATTGGAGCTGGCTCACGTGATTCTTGCAAAGGCACACCCTGATGGAGCTTTGGTTATCAAACACTGGATCACGATCATTCAGTCCAGATGGGAGGAGGTTTCCACCTGGGCCCAACAAAGGAATCAAAGATTGGAGAATCATATGCGAGGACTTCAG GACCTCGACAATCTTCTGGAAGAACTACTGTCATGGTTAGAAGGTTTGGAGAACACTCTCAACGCTCTTGAAGCTGAGCCTTTACCAGACGATAAAGCTACTTTAGAAATGCTGATTGTGGATCACAGAGAATTTATGGAGAACACCAGTCGAAGACAGAACGAAGTTGACCGCGTCTGCAAAGCCAGACAGATCAAATCTGCGAAAGATACGATGAAGATAACGAAGGCTAAGTCACCTGCTCCAAC CCGAGCCAGCCCAGGCCGTGAGAGAACACCCGATTTGTTGCCGCACATCGGCCCACGGTTTCCACCCAAAGGAAG CAAAGGTGCCGAACCGGAGTTCCGTAGTCCCAGAGTAAAACTGCTGTGGGACAGGTGGAGACACGTTTGGATGTTGGCGTGGGAACGTCAACGTCGTTTACAGGATAAGTATAATTATATCCAAGAACTGGACCGTGTCGCAAACTTCAGCTGGGAGGATTGGCGCAAGAGA TTCCTGAAATTCATGAACCACAAAAAGTCCAGATTAACAGATCTCTTCAGGAAAATGGATAAGAATAACGACGGACTGATTCCACGCGAGGACTTCATTCAAGGAATCATGAACACCA AATTCGAGACTTCACGGTTAGAAATGGGAGCGGTCGCAGATTTGTTCGATCGCCACGGTGAAGGATTGATAGATTGGAAAGAATTCATCGCGGCTCTAAGACCAGACTGGGAGGAACgcagaacgtataacgacacTGACAAGATTCACGATGAAGTGAAACGATTGGTGATGCTTTGTACTTGTCGCCAGAAATTCCGTGTATTTCAAGTTGGCGAAGGAAAATATAGG TTTGGAGACAGTCAAAAGTTGCGGTTGGTTCGGATTCTACGATCGACCGTGATGGTACGAGTCGGTGGTGGATGGGTAGCATTGGacgaatttctattaaaaaatgatCCTTGCCGCG TTTTTCTAATGCCGATACCGGACCCTAACAAACCGGAACAACATGAGGGTTGGTGTCCGCTCG CCAAGGGAAGAACGAATATCGAGCTGCGAGAACAATTCATATTGGCGGATGGCGTCAGCCAGACAATGACGGCGTTCAGATCGAAACCGAGCCCAACCTCGACGCTGCAGCGTACGCCAATCTCATCCGCGAATGCCGGACCCATCACCAAG GTGAGAGAACGCAGCGCTCGCAGCGTTCCCATGGGACAATCACGAGCATCGCGCTCTTCGTTGAGCGCTGGAACGCCGGACAGCCTAAGCGACAACGAGAGCTCCTTCAAGCTTGGCTCCGCCAGAAAAACAAGTACACCCTACAGAAGCTCTATGACACCGG GCGGTAGTCGACCATCGAGTAGACCAACTTCGAGACCAACGTCCAGACCAACCAGTAGACCCGGAAGTAGGCCCGCATCCAGGCAAGGAAGCAAACCACCGAGTCGCTATGGTTCCACACAGTCGTTAGATAGTACTG ATGATTCGACAAATGTGAGCCGCATTCCACGCAGAACGGCTGTGAGCACGACAGGCAATACTCCCACTTCTAGCAGACACAATAGCGTGTCGGGAAAGCGCTTATCGGTGAACGGTTCGAGCTCACGACCTCGAACGCCCACCGGCCTGGTTAGTCCTGCCAGTGGTGTTCCAGCGAG gtTTGGCACGATCCATAGAGCTTCGAGCATTCCAACCCTGACTGGTGTCGGCACACCGATCAG CCGTTCGAGGATCCCCGTATATGTGGGCACGGATATAAAATCCCCACAATCGACGACCAGCAATATTTCCACTCATTCTACGCAAAGCAACTACTCGACGGTTTCTACCGATTCTACCGG GAGCAGCTCGATGTGTACAAATTCAGCAACTAACACCTCGTCGGCCGTTAAGCGAGCTAG AACAAGGACACCGTCCAGTGGATCGAGCACGCCACTGCCGCCTTCTTTGAAGCTATCGAGGAAACCTTCTGGAGCATCGGATACGTCCGTATCGACCACACCGGCCACTAAACGAAAAGGCAAACCAACGCCGATCGACCAACGGGCGCCATTCCGATTGTAG